From a region of the Rhipicephalus microplus isolate Deutch F79 chromosome X, USDA_Rmic, whole genome shotgun sequence genome:
- the LOC142774999 gene encoding uncharacterized protein LOC142774999, translating into MSQRTSSKLGDILILDIGSDDDDFLGEVKPSAGSATPTSSNSRAASTRAVQEVPSVTAPSRASTSCQLEDAAPTTASSRRRQHIEADTDPAECRDLREKLNRIRGHRRRMPKGHEAHRNTDLGAWPRHVDDKEPSCFSRRRMAFLSEGTAGKAHRRHPFFRNARRPSTYVDLDRPAEEYGNDENGIGGFPAPHLQRDFFRPGNKTPDPSILRELEGQWE; encoded by the coding sequence TTCCAAGCTGGGAGATATCCTGATCCTTGACATTGGAAGTGACGACGATGACTTCCTCGGTGAGGTGAAGCCTTCGGCAGGGTCAGCGACGCCCACTTCTTCCAACTCCCGTGCGGCCTCAACGAGAGCAGTGCAGGAGGTGCCCTCGGTTACTGCCCCATCCCGGGCCTCCACCTCGTGTCAGCTTGAGGACGCTGCCCCCACCACGGCCTCCTCACGGCGACGACAGCACATTGAAGCTGACACAGACCCAGCCGAATGTAGGGACCTGCGGGAGAAATTGAACCGCATCAGGGGCCACCGACGCCGGATGCCGAAGGGTCATGAAGCTCATCGCAACACCGATCTTGGCGCATGGCCGAGACACGTTGATGACAAAGAACCTTCATGTTTTTCAAGAAGACGAATGGCGTTCCTGAGCGAAGGTACAGCGGGAAAAGCGCATCGAAGACATCCGTTTTTCCGAAATGCCCGCAGACCTAGCACCTACGTTGATCTCGACCGCCCTGCAGAGGAATATGGGAATGACGAGAATGGTATTGGTGGATTCCCTGCTCCCCATCTCCAGCGAGATTTCTTTCGTCCTGGGAACAAAACGCCAGATCCATCAATTTTGCGCGAGCTTGAAGGCCAATGGGAGTGA